The sequence TCCCAAATCGCCAGCGAGCGCCATGCCGCCGCCTCCCCTGCCCTCGCCGCCCCTGACCGGCTGACCCGACCTCCCCACTGTCTTTCCCTTCCACCTGGGCGCCACAGCGTTTCCCTTCCCGTCACCACGAAATCCCGGAGGGACGAGGAGGGAGTTCGTCGCCTGATCGATCGGCCGATCCACGCCGCCGGCCTCCCAATCCTTCGCTGCCGCCATGTTCAACAAGATAATCAAGAGGGGAAACCgcaagggcgcgcgcggggaCAGTGCGGAGGTCGCCGCGCGCCCCGCAGCGCCCTCGTCATCCtccgggagcggcggcggcggcgcggggggagCCGCGCCCGTCACCGTCAACCACGCCTCCCGGGCCACAGCGCCTTCTCCGTCGTCGCCCACTTCTCCGCACGTCACGCCGTCCGCGTTTGCGACCAACCCGGCGGTGGGGGCGGCGTCACCGCCACTCCTCGAGCCTCTCCCGCTCCTCCGCGACGTCGCCGCCGCAGACCGTCCGGGCCTCATCCTCCGCAAGCTCCGCCTCGTCGCGGCGCTCTTCGACCTCTCGGACTCGCTCAAGCACCCGCGAGAGAAGGAGGCCAAACGCCAGGCGCTCCTCGAGCTCGTAGATTACGTGCAGGCTCCAGCTCAGGCCGCGGGCGCCAACGCGCCCACGCGCCTCCCGGACCACGTCCAGGAGGCGCTAGTCCTTGCCATCTCTGCCAACATCTTCCGCCCGCTGCCACCCGCGCTGCACGAGTCCGCCGCCGCGATCGACCCCGGCGccgcgcccgacgacgacgaggagCCATACCTGGACCCCTCCTGGCCACACCTCCAGCTCGTCTATGAGCTCCTTCTCCGATACGTTGTTTCGCCTGACACGGACACCAAGGTCGCCAAGCGGTATGTGGACCATGCTTTCGTCCTCCGCATCCTCGACCTCTTTGACTCCGAGGATCCGCGTGAGCGGGAATACCTCAAGACCGTGCTCCACCGCATCTATGGCAAGTTCATGGTACACCGACCATTCATCCGTAAGGCCATCAACAATGTGTTCTACCGGTTCATCTTTGAGACTCAGCGCTACAATGGCATAGGGGAGCTCCTTGAGATCCTTGGAAGCATCATTAATGGATTTGCCTTGCCAATGAAGGAGGAGCACAAGCTATTCCTTGCCCGTGCTCTCATCCCCCTGCACAAGCCCAAATCTGTTGTGATCTACCATCAGCAGCTATCCTATTGTATTGTTGAGTTCGTTGAGAAGGACTACAAATTAGCAGATACTGTGATTAGGGGTCTGCTCAAGTACTGGCCAGTCACAAATTGCCAGAAGGAGGTGTTGTTTCTGGGGGAGCTTGAAGAAGTGCTCGAGGCAACACAGCCTGCAGAGTTCCAACGGTGCATGGTGCCACTGTTTAAGCAGATTGCCCGATGCCTTAACAGTTCTCACTTCCAGGTATGGCTTTAATTGATTTTTTGGCTTCTAGTTAAGTATATTGTCATCAACATGCCTTCTAAGTTTTGTTTTTTAGTCAAATGAGCTCCATATGTTTCAAGATATGCCTTTTTTCAGTGGATATGCCTCATTGCAAGTCCCAAATCAcaatttgcatgttgaggaaaacAAGGGCTTCTTTGGTTGCTGCATGACTCTGCCCTGCCCAAAGTCTCGGCCGGCCAAATCGGCTGCCCAGAAATTGGCCGCGCATTTGCTGCAAAATGAACTGTGTTTGGCCTCATGAGCTGGGGCAAGCCAAAATACGGTGGGAATCCAAACAACATCAGTTTTCTTGGTCAACAGACAGATTTTGGCTTGGCAGTCATGGACGTTCATCCAAACCCACCCTTAAACTCTTATACAAGGCAGTGTTAATTAATAGGAAAAAACGAAACGGGATGCATTGCTTTGTACATTTTTTGTAACCTAGCATAAAAAGTTCCATTAAGTGTACCCAAATGAGTTTTGAATCAGTAGGACACCTTTGACAATTACCATTTTGCACTAGTACTTCTAGTACTATCTTTATTGGTCCTTGTCCGCGGGGTAAGGTAGCCCCCAGGTGTTTTGCTAAGAAGAAGACCTCATACAGGTCGAGAAAATCCTCCAACCCCTGCACACCAATACATAGTGGCACCAAAACCCATTTGAAAACGACCACGCCCTGTGCCGTGATCTGGGAAGTCAGAAAACACATTCCAGGTTGAAGAAATGCTCAAATCATTTTTGCAGTTTTTTTCATCACTGTCTTTTTCTGTTTTTGGTCAGAAAACATTCTTTCTGACACAGTGGAACACAATGGCTGCTTTGAACCCGCGACTTGGTGACTCAGTGAGACACTTCTCACCACTGCACCAGGCCTGCCTTTCATACAGTGGAACACACTAGGTGATAATTGATTGTTTCCAGACAATGTAGTACTTAAAGGCACATTTAGATCACACTTATGGAGTCATGAAATGTTAGCTATATTCATAACAGTCGAGCACTTATGTTTCATAATTTTTTTAGTCTTGCAATGTTGAAATATGTTACAGAACTTGGATGCTATGGGATGGAAGAATCTAAGCTGGGTGTAGATGGAAAGGACTGGAATAGAATCTTcctttccctttttgtttcttcaTGTTATTGGTTTATGTCAGTGTATCCAGCTTTTTGTGGCTTCTATTTCCTTTTTGCAGCTAAGCTGCCTAATAGCTTTAGATGCACATTATCTGTAGCTTTTAGCAGTAGAAGCATGCAAATATTGGACTCAATATGAGATTTCTAAGCAGTACAAGCTGCCATTTGCAGCAATCAACTGGAGTATGGAAATGTGTTTGAACTTTGAAATATTTGAAAGATACTATGCAATTACTTCTTTAAATATTGTACTATCTAGAGGATAGATTACTCGCTTTCCACACTGCACTGGACCTGTAAACTACAAATGTACCATCTATAAGTTCTGGAAGAATGTACCATCACTATCTATAAGGAGCCAGATCTATTGGTTCTTGTCTCAGTGATTGCTAGTACAACCTTTGGTGTTATGTTAAATGTTAGCTGATCTGGGAGAAAGTCATGGGAGAGGCTAAAACATGCATAAGATTACACAAGCTATTAGACAAGACTGGTTCCCCAGTGAAAACTGTTTGTTGTGGGCATATTCAAAGATATCTATGCTAGTGTTTCATTAAGATAGTCATGTCCCTCAACAGCAGTTGATAAATATCCGTTGTTTCGAGTTGATCTGTTCTGTAGGATCTTAGGTACCAAATATTTCAGTGTTATTGACAAGACCAGTTCCCTCATCTAGCAACATGCAGCATTTATAGTTTTACAGAATATTTCTGTATCTGTCACTGAATTTTAGAAAATGATTGCATCCATCCATTTATCATTCCATTCTTCAATTTCCATGGTTTGCATCATAAATAAGGCAACCAAATtgcttttttttttaatttttaggCACCTAAGTCTGGCAGTAGATAAGTTCAGTAAAAATAGCTGGACCACTCGCTTTGGTAATAATGATTGTGTTGTTGTAGATAACTCTTCTCTGGTTGTAACATTTCTTGTACCGAATTGACTCCAGAACTCGATATGCCTGATGAGAACCCAATATTTCTCATTATGGTCTTGTGTATGTTCCAATTTTCCTATACTGGGTCCAACCATTTCCCTCTGCTGCAACGTTCTAAGAACATCAATGCTCTGTGGGTGTCATAGACTGGATGGTGATGTTTACTGCATGCTAATTGGCCAGTGTTTCTTTTAGTTTGATTATTGTTGGAGCTGATTTCTAGCCATGCACATTGATTTTAGTAAACTGTGGCATACTGGTTTCATTTTCATTATAATGCTTATTTATGATATTGGATGACTAAATAAACAATAAATTTTCCATTCACACAAGCTTTTGAGCTATGCTGCTGGCACAAACGATTCAAAATCCATTTCTATGTGAATTATTCTGGTTGGTAAGTGAACTTATCTAGATGATCGAGTACCAGGACCTTCGTATCAAATAATGAAACACCATCTCACCATGCATCTCTGTGCCCTGTGTACATTCTACAATGACGACTCTTTCACTCACTGCATTCGGTTACTGACATTTGCTTGAGTACAAATCTTTTCCTATCCTTTTTACCATTTTTTATGGATATATGGCCTGCTATGTTATTTCTGCAAATAAATAATATCTCATGTTTGACTTCTTTTAGTTCATTATAAATCCATAAAACTAAAGATTCATGTTGGACTTGTTTTAATTCGTTTTTCATAAATCCCAGGAAGCTTCTCTATCATTAACCAGTTTATTTTAGTTTTTAGGATTGTCACACTGCATTTAAATCACATATTCGGTACTGGTAGTATGTTAATTAATCTTGGCTTGAATCTCTTGACAGTTATATAATATATTCCTGGTTCGTGTCTTCAATTGAAGCGAAACCTTCCTTGAGCATACACAACCATCCAGGTACCCACTCATGGATGAGTGGGTAATATGACCTATTCCCTCTGTTGCTTAACTTTTCTTATCTAGTGCTGCATTTGTCAATAACCTGCTTTAGGATTGGAGTCAGCTTGTACAAATATATGATACACTCACGACCCTTACGCATCCCACCACACAGACACCCTCTCCCACAAAAATGGGTGGCACATATATAATAGTGCACAACCAGTGTAACATATAAAGAAGTGCAAAAATCCACTTTTATACCTGTGTCTTATGGCATTTTGAGCAACAGAAATTTAGTTGGTACTGTTTCCAATTGCTGTCCATGTGCTGCTGCTGTGCAAATTACATGACACTTGGCAGTGGTCATGGTAGAGCCTAGGGATCTTAGGGCGCGATCATGTGTGATGGTGGGTCGGCGCTTCCACGAGTGACGTCGGGCAGGTGCCGTCGGAACGGGAAAGAGGGAGAGCATGAACTCAGGGGGCAACGGCTGATGTTGTCCTGTTTAACTGTTCCCTGGTACGAGAGTTTGTGTTTTATCAATCTAAACAATTGAACTTTTAATCCAGGTGGTTTATCTAATGTCGGTCAGTTGCCGCGGATGTGCACACGGCCCATGTCCCACGACGCCGTGCATCACATGTCCACAGTCCTTCGTCTATACCGCATCATAATGTACCCTTTGCCTAACAAGATATGCTTTATGTTGCCACTTCTGATTTCTAGAAAGTATTTTACCGTGTTGTTAAGTTGGTAGTTCCTGCTTTGTAATTTCTAGAAAGTATCTCTGATGTTTTTGCTTGATTATTGATTTTGCTTGTCAGGTTGCTGAACGCGCTTTGTTCTTGTGGAACAATGATCACATTGTAAGCTTGATAGCGCAAAATCGTGGTGTTATATTTCCAATTATATTTGAAGCGCTCGAGAGGAATATACATAGCCACTGGAATCAAGCAGTTCATGGTCTCACTGCAAATGTGCGCAAGATGTTTCTGGACATGGACAGTGAACTATTTGAAGAGTGCCAGCAGCAGTATATGGATAAACAAGCAAAAGCCAAAGAGATGCAGGAGCAACGAGAATCAGCATGGAGACAATTGGAAGCTGTTGTTGCTGCCAAGGCTGCTGGGGATGACATGGTTTTGGTCAACTAGGTAATATAACCAACCTTTCCACTTCATTTATTTGTTAGTGCTTGTTGTTTTTAGTCTTGTAACCTAAAACTGTACTACTTTTGTTCTCGGCTTTGTTCTAGCATATCTGTGAGATGCATTGCCACTTTTTGTACTGCTCACCTTTTGTTTTGAGTCATGGCAGTTCACAAAAAGATGGGATATATCTGTACCAAAGTTTCAATTTATTATGGACAATTGATTTTTAGTAATGTCAGTCAAACCAAGCATCCATAAGTACGCAAACATCGTTTGAAAGGATGTTTATGCTTTCTCAGATGATTGCTGCTCACTTATTTCTTGAGCGCGGTGCTAGTTGCGGTCCTCTTATATCAACTTTGTTGACTTGGGACTATCAGATCCATGTTCCTTGCATCAGTGAAAAACATGTGGGCCGAGTTTGAACACATTGGTGGCCGCGACAGCCAATCCACGCAGAATTTCTGTGTCTAGTGAGGTCCTGCTATGGTTCTGAGCCGTTCCTTTATTCAGCCCCTCCTCTTCTGTTGCGTTAATTTATGAACAATTGGACTCTTGTATTAATCCTTCATTGTTTGCCCTAGTTTCGTACCCACAATTGGGAAAATTCAAGTAGTGAAAATGACTCAGCTAGATTGTAAGGTTTCTTTTATTTGTATTTACTTCTTTTCTCCTTGGGAGTTATTTCAGTTCATGTTGTTGTATGGAGGTAACAGTACAAATGGCAGATAAAAGCCTTTTTAACCTAGTGTCCGGCATGGTAGCAATACAATGTCAGATCTTCTGTAGGAACTGTTTCGACGTTGCTGTGATTGTTTAGCAATATAACGGCTCACTCTGTGGTACGCTGGATTAAGTTCTGGTTACATGTTAATTCGTGGGTAAATGGCAGGGGGCTCGCCGTATGCAATTTCTAAATTTAGATCTCATATTTCATGTGGTGTAAGTGTAATGCTAGCTGTGAGTTTCCTAGTTACGACATATGCGCAAGCCATCGGTTCATTAATGGTCGCTCGCCTGTGACATTCATTTTTTTCTTATGCCCGCTGCATTAGTTTATTCACGGTTTAAATGTTCTGATTCTGCTCTTAATCAGATGATGCCATCTTGGCCGGCTTTTTTTTTGGCAGTTGGCACGACAGTTTGCAATCTGAGACTTGGCACTCGTGAGTCGTGAGAGAAACAAGTCGATGTCTAGGCACTCACGTGAAAGCTTTCCGGTCGGCGGTGAAATAGCGGAGTACTCGTTAGACATCATGCTCACGTGCATGGCAGTGTGTCCCTGCCAAAAAAGAATGGCGGAGCATCCTGCTTTTCTATGAAACACTCGGTAAAATTTCATACTGGGATGCAGATGGACCACGCGTTATCGTCTTATAAGTGCCTGCTAAAAAAATGTTGAAGATAAGTATGGTGTCACCGCTCGCCAGCTGCCGCCGCATGCTGACTTGCATCATGTACGTGTCCCTGGACAGCTAGAGTTATTTTTTACAAAAAAAATCTTTTAATCAATATTTTAATATTAACCTGGGATAAAAAAGATGCAACTTGCATCATGTACGTGTCCCTGGACAGCTagagatttttttttaaaaaaattcttTTAATCAATATTTTAATATTAACCTGGGTTAAAAAAGATGCAACTTGCATCATGTACGTGTCCCTGGACAGCtagagttttttttaaaaaaatctttaaTCAATATTTTAATATTAATCTGGGTTAAAAAAGATGCAGTTTTTGTTTTGTTGTGTTGATCCATTATCGCTCGTCACGGTAGGAAGACACTGCTGCAACAAGGGACCCTGTGCAAACGTGGCATTTCTATGGTGTCCGTTATCTCATCGTATCTGGCATAACAAGGAATCCCATGTAGACCTAAAATCGTCCCAGAAGGGGTTGAATTTGGGTAGAGAAGTCCCTAGAAGGAGTTTTTCTAGGTGTGTGCAGGGTTGAATTTTGATGTTTAATGATCAACATGACTATTAGCAATATTAGTTGCCAGTATAGAAGGCTTAATGGATGACGTGTAAGAAGTCCAAGACATAAGATAGAAGTCACTTATGATATTTCATCAGCACCACCAGTGGTGGAGCTCTATAAAATTAACACTCCAGGCCACTCTATAAAACTTTCAAGGTTACTTTAATAAACAGCCCCTAATATATTATGTGACTAAATATACCGCTAAAACAAAATATACCACAAACATAGACTAAGATATTATTTACTTCAATTTAGCATCTAAAAATACAATAAACTTGATAAAAAATATAAAAGTATCTAATTAGAGACGATTTGGTCCTCCGTCtctaactacttccttgggttccaagtgaagcaactcaaggacggcaccttcatctctcaaacgaagtacacacaagacttgctgaagcggtttgggatgaaggacgtcaagcccgcaaagactccgatggggaccgacggacacaccgacctcaacaaaggaggtaagtccgttgatcaaaaggcataccggtcaatgatagggtcattactttacttatgtgctagtagaccggatattatgcttagcgtatgcatgtgtgctagatttcaatccgatcctaaggagtgtcacttagtggcggtgaagcgaattcttagatatttagttgctacgccttgcttcgggatctggtatccaaaggggtctacctttgacttaattggatattcagattccgactatgctggatgtaaggtcgataggaagagtacatcggggacgtgccaattcttaggaaggtccctggtgtcatggaactctaagaaacaaactttcgttgccctatccaccgctgaggccgagtatgttgccgcaggacagtgttgcgcgcaactactttggatgatgcaaaccctcagggactttggctacaatctgagcaaagtctcactcctatgtgataatgagagtgctatccgcatggcggaaaatcccgttgaacacagccgcacaaagcacatagacatccggcatcactttttgagagaccaccagcaaaagggagatatcgaagtgtttcatgttagcaccgagaaccagctagccgatatctttaccaagcctctagatgagaagaccttttgcaggttacgtagtgagctaaatgtcttagattcacggaacttggattaatttatagcatacatgtgtttatgcctttgatcatgttccctatgcatttcgttgcttacttatggtgctcaagttgtacaaacactccccggacctcacaagtc is a genomic window of Zea mays cultivar B73 chromosome 5, Zm-B73-REFERENCE-NAM-5.0, whole genome shotgun sequence containing:
- the LOC100281610 gene encoding serine/threonine protein phosphatase 2A 57 kDa regulatory subunit B' alpha isoform isoform X1, with translation MFNKIIKRGNRKGARGDSAEVAARPAAPSSSSGSGGGGAGGAAPVTVNHASRATAPSPSSPTSPHVTPSAFATNPAVGAASPPLLEPLPLLRDVAAADRPGLILRKLRLVAALFDLSDSLKHPREKEAKRQALLELVDYVQAPAQAAGANAPTRLPDHVQEALVLAISANIFRPLPPALHESAAAIDPGAAPDDDEEPYLDPSWPHLQLVYELLLRYVVSPDTDTKVAKRYVDHAFVLRILDLFDSEDPREREYLKTVLHRIYGKFMVHRPFIRKAINNVFYRFIFETQRYNGIGELLEILGSIINGFALPMKEEHKLFLARALIPLHKPKSVVIYHQQLSYCIVEFVEKDYKLADTVIRGLLKYWPVTNCQKEVLFLGELEEVLEATQPAEFQRCMVPLFKQIARCLNSSHFQVAERALFLWNNDHIVSLIAQNRGVIFPIIFEALERNIHSHWNQAVHGLTANVRKMFLDMDSELFEECQQQYMDKQAKAKEMQEQRESAWRQLEAVVAAKAAGDDMVLVN